From Candidatus Syntrophoarchaeum caldarius, the proteins below share one genomic window:
- a CDS encoding membrane protein containing APHP domain protein: MIAMKKVISVLTWVLILLFSCSLPAAASGLTITTSTSSSEITTGSSITLTVQVSNTGTTSQSGVTIEIDLSSANGGLSLNATTTDLQDQTESQTISAGNSVTKSWTIYGFSAGSYANQIQINVKQSGTDITGSPVYESVTVKDPARFTTPTITTTTAVDLGDTFTFNVTTQNSGDYAIQNAVASISASGFTVEDSSGTTSTSIAADAIFTPGWTLNATSSGTKTVTVTLSADNAASVTASETITVSGTSTPTPTPTPTPTPTSTQNQVVGGGGGGGSSTTTNVPIDIYGKVKSTTILRSDDGKASLTIEEGTVATSRSGSSVSYISMVEVSFEGAIIAYEFGPNGATFDPAIELEFRYDPADIPENADEEDLVIKVYENGSWNTLDTTIDTTAHTATTKVEHFTPFALMLPETSPAIPADYFTETNPEEETNVQEKSPTATTPAPAKTSRNGATLVGVILIVAIIAAGIGVYYYKKR; this comes from the coding sequence TTGATCGCAATGAAGAAAGTAATATCAGTTCTAACATGGGTTCTGATCCTTTTATTTTCATGTAGTTTGCCTGCAGCAGCATCAGGGCTCACAATAACAACATCGACATCAAGCAGTGAGATTACAACAGGAAGCAGCATCACACTGACTGTACAGGTCTCAAATACCGGAACCACATCCCAGTCAGGTGTCACAATTGAGATCGATCTTTCATCTGCAAATGGGGGATTGAGCCTCAATGCAACAACGACAGACCTGCAGGATCAGACAGAGTCACAGACAATCTCTGCAGGCAACTCTGTAACAAAATCATGGACAATATATGGATTCAGTGCTGGATCGTACGCCAACCAGATCCAGATCAATGTCAAGCAGAGCGGAACAGACATTACAGGATCTCCTGTTTATGAGAGCGTCACGGTGAAAGATCCTGCAAGATTCACAACACCAACGATCACAACAACAACCGCTGTTGATCTGGGAGATACGTTCACATTCAACGTAACAACCCAGAACTCAGGAGATTACGCAATCCAGAATGCGGTAGCCTCGATCTCAGCCTCAGGGTTCACGGTTGAAGATTCATCTGGAACAACATCCACATCGATCGCCGCTGATGCCATATTCACACCAGGCTGGACCCTAAACGCAACCTCCTCAGGAACAAAGACCGTTACCGTGACGCTGAGTGCAGACAACGCCGCATCAGTTACTGCATCAGAGACGATAACCGTGTCAGGCACATCAACACCTACACCTACACCGACACCTACGCCTACACCAACATCCACTCAGAACCAGGTAGTTGGTGGTGGGGGAGGGGGCGGAAGCAGTACAACCACCAACGTCCCGATCGATATTTACGGAAAGGTGAAGTCAACAACGATACTCAGATCGGATGATGGAAAAGCGAGCCTTACAATAGAGGAAGGGACAGTTGCAACGAGTAGATCTGGTAGTTCTGTGAGCTATATCTCGATGGTGGAGGTTTCGTTCGAGGGTGCAATAATTGCATACGAGTTTGGACCGAACGGTGCAACCTTCGATCCTGCAATTGAGCTTGAGTTCAGATATGACCCAGCAGATATTCCCGAGAATGCCGATGAAGAAGACCTTGTGATAAAGGTCTATGAGAACGGAAGCTGGAACACCCTTGATACCACGATAGATACCACTGCGCATACGGCTACCACCAAGGTTGAGCACTTCACACCCTTTGCACTGATGCTACCTGAGACGAGTCCTGCAATACCAGCAGATTATTTCACCGAGACAAATCCAGAGGAAGAGACAAATGTCCAGGAGAAGAGTCCCACCGCGACGACACCTGCACCTGCGAAGACCTCGAGAAATGGCGCAACTTTAGTGGGCGTGATATTGATTGTGGCGATAATTGCAGCAGGAATAGGGGTGTACTACTATAAAAAGAGATGA
- a CDS encoding methionine gamma-lyase, with product MEPKKSFSTISIHGTGRRDKPYKAVVDPIVQNTTFLLDDITDLEGITASKGYVYSRVGNPTQAALEERIRLLEGGESALAFASGMAAISSTLITLLKKRDHIISDEVIYGCTRDLFEGLSAKMGIEIDYIDLSDPSNLRDAIKESTRLVFFETPANPTMKLIDIKAIANIAKSHGLRVVVDNTFATPFIQRPLELGADIVIHSATKYIGGHGDAIGGVLVADQELARRVRSTSLKDFGGCISPFNAWLLIRGLKTLGVRMLVHDRNANKVAHFLEDEKEVESVIYPYLSSHPQHKLAKRQMTCGGGMIAFYMKSEAAVKKLLGNVRLCSPAVSLGSVETLIEHPYSMTHANYPKKEQIGINKRLVRISVGLEDPEDIITDLKEALE from the coding sequence ATGGAACCAAAAAAAAGTTTCTCAACAATCTCAATTCATGGAACAGGGAGGCGGGATAAACCATATAAAGCCGTCGTCGATCCCATCGTCCAGAATACAACTTTTCTCCTCGATGATATCACAGACCTTGAGGGCATCACAGCCAGCAAGGGTTACGTCTATTCACGTGTTGGAAACCCCACTCAAGCCGCACTCGAAGAACGCATACGGCTCCTTGAAGGCGGCGAATCTGCACTTGCGTTTGCATCAGGGATGGCAGCAATCTCTTCTACATTGATTACGCTCCTGAAGAAGCGAGACCACATCATATCAGATGAGGTGATCTATGGGTGTACACGCGATCTTTTTGAAGGACTTTCTGCAAAGATGGGGATCGAGATTGATTATATAGATCTTTCAGATCCGTCAAACCTCAGGGACGCAATCAAGGAGAGTACAAGACTCGTATTCTTTGAAACCCCTGCAAATCCGACGATGAAGCTTATTGATATAAAAGCGATCGCAAATATTGCTAAAAGTCATGGTTTACGGGTTGTTGTCGATAATACCTTCGCAACACCATTCATTCAGCGCCCACTGGAACTTGGTGCCGATATTGTTATTCACAGCGCAACAAAGTACATCGGTGGGCATGGTGATGCGATCGGTGGTGTTCTTGTTGCAGATCAGGAACTTGCCAGAAGGGTGAGATCAACATCCCTCAAGGACTTTGGTGGGTGCATAAGTCCATTCAATGCATGGCTTCTCATACGGGGCCTGAAGACGCTTGGTGTGAGGATGCTTGTGCACGACAGGAACGCAAATAAAGTTGCACACTTCCTTGAAGATGAAAAAGAGGTTGAATCAGTGATCTATCCATATCTTTCTTCGCATCCACAGCATAAGCTTGCAAAGCGACAGATGACCTGCGGTGGTGGTATGATCGCGTTTTACATGAAAAGTGAGGCAGCTGTGAAGAAGCTTCTGGGAAATGTCAGGCTATGTTCACCTGCTGTCAGTCTTGGAAGCGTTGAAACACTGATCGAGCATCCTTACTCGATGACGCACGCCAATTATCCGAAGAAAGAGCAGATCGGGATCAATAAACGTCTTGTGAGAATCTCCGTGGGGCTCGAAGATCCTGAGGATATCATAACAGACCTGAAGGAGGCACTTGAATGA
- a CDS encoding radical SAM protein, whose protein sequence is MTYSKNIFIPVTNLCRNDCAYCGFKKRIEDGEGYLMSPREVKSILDQKGDAKEALFTFGERIEETEAGTTLLAELGYSKMTEYLIDLCKMAIERGLLPHSNMGVIEYDDLRSIKPYNASMGLMLETTAKIKAHERSPGKDPRLRIEMIENAGKLRIPFTTGLLIGIGERRSDRIESLKEIARIHEEYGHIQEVIIQPFHPKKGTEMASSPVPAFEEIRDVVTMARKILPEEIAIQVPPNLTSFEKLIECGVTDLGGISCVTMDYINPEAPWPVLEELKEKIAPHILKERLAIYPKFIRKGWMGEYVRDLTLRYADELEDDQRGKGTD, encoded by the coding sequence GTGACATATTCAAAGAATATATTCATACCTGTTACAAACCTCTGCAGGAACGACTGTGCATACTGTGGTTTTAAAAAGAGAATCGAGGATGGAGAAGGCTACCTGATGTCGCCACGCGAGGTTAAATCCATCCTGGACCAGAAGGGGGATGCAAAGGAGGCACTGTTCACATTTGGTGAGAGAATTGAGGAGACAGAAGCTGGCACAACCCTGCTTGCTGAGCTTGGATATTCAAAGATGACAGAATATCTTATCGATCTCTGTAAAATGGCGATAGAAAGAGGGCTTCTCCCACATAGCAACATGGGAGTTATAGAATATGATGATTTGAGATCTATAAAACCCTATAATGCAAGTATGGGCCTGATGCTTGAGACAACAGCAAAAATCAAAGCCCACGAGAGATCCCCAGGCAAAGACCCACGTCTACGAATTGAAATGATTGAGAATGCAGGCAAACTCAGGATACCATTTACAACAGGACTACTCATCGGCATCGGTGAAAGACGATCGGACAGGATCGAATCGTTGAAGGAGATTGCAAGGATTCACGAGGAATATGGGCATATTCAGGAGGTTATAATTCAGCCATTTCATCCAAAAAAAGGAACAGAGATGGCATCATCACCAGTGCCAGCATTTGAAGAGATTCGGGATGTGGTGACCATGGCGAGAAAGATACTCCCTGAGGAGATTGCTATTCAGGTTCCACCAAACCTCACCTCCTTTGAAAAGCTCATTGAATGCGGTGTCACTGATCTTGGCGGTATTTCATGTGTTACCATGGATTATATCAATCCCGAAGCACCCTGGCCAGTGCTGGAAGAACTGAAAGAGAAGATTGCGCCACACATCCTGAAAGAGCGGCTTGCAATCTACCCCAAATTTATCAGGAAAGGCTGGATGGGCGAGTATGTGAGGGATCTAACATTGAGGTATGCAGATGAACTGGAAGATGATCAGCGAGGGAAAGGTACAGATTAA
- a CDS encoding type II restriction endonuclease TdeIII, producing the protein MGLSSKTASEIAELLTTTVREKLRRYKPETVNMPFHHRLLGKDRYAMFSFIQSMNTTFGISIWEQVAVILAEGAGNYAERQYKLLGEIDGETEELIREIHYKLRKGEATADKIYETEQIRKKIKRGEAKTDPDSVVDLFVRIKDEENYFDITSAKPNMKEFVALKLKLLRWTALRLSQDKNIKVFTRLAIPYNPYHPEPYERWTLKGLYDLEKGEILVGEEFWNFVACDNIYDELLDVFQEVGEELRDEIDEKFAEFRIGGKD; encoded by the coding sequence ATGGGTTTATCATCAAAAACAGCAAGCGAGATTGCTGAACTTCTTACTACTACAGTGAGAGAGAAATTGAGGAGGTATAAACCTGAAACGGTCAATATGCCTTTTCATCACAGGCTTCTTGGCAAAGACCGCTATGCAATGTTTTCTTTTATCCAATCAATGAATACTACTTTTGGAATTTCCATATGGGAACAGGTTGCTGTTATTTTGGCTGAAGGTGCCGGCAATTATGCGGAGAGACAGTATAAATTGCTTGGGGAGATAGATGGTGAGACAGAAGAACTAATTCGGGAAATTCACTACAAACTGAGAAAGGGAGAAGCTACCGCAGACAAAATTTATGAAACAGAGCAGATTAGGAAAAAGATAAAAAGAGGAGAAGCAAAAACCGATCCAGATTCAGTGGTAGATTTGTTTGTAAGGATAAAGGACGAGGAAAACTACTTTGACATTACAAGTGCAAAGCCAAACATGAAGGAATTTGTGGCATTGAAGCTAAAACTTTTGAGATGGACGGCTTTAAGATTGAGCCAAGATAAGAACATCAAAGTTTTTACAAGACTTGCCATTCCCTATAATCCTTACCACCCAGAACCTTATGAGCGATGGACATTAAAGGGATTGTATGATCTGGAAAAAGGGGAAATTTTGGTTGGAGAAGAATTTTGGAATTTTGTTGCCTGTGATAACATCTATGACGAATTATTGGATGTATTTCAGGAAGTCGGAGAAGAATTAAGAGATGAAATAGATGAAAAGTTTGCTGAGTTTAGAATAGGTGGAAAGGATTGA
- a CDS encoding methyltransferase type 11: MIVLDIGCGPGFFSIEMARMVGESGRVIASDLQEGMLQKVRDKIQGTEFERRIILHKCDENRINLSERLDFVLAFYMVHEVPDQAEFFNEIGSILKPNGRIFIVEPPVHVSKRAFEETIRKAEDAGFIPVERPKVFLSKAVILEKSNN, from the coding sequence ATGATTGTTCTGGATATAGGCTGTGGTCCAGGCTTTTTCTCTATTGAAATGGCCCGGATGGTTGGTGAATCCGGTCGAGTTATTGCTTCTGATCTTCAGGAAGGGATGCTTCAAAAGGTAAGAGACAAGATTCAGGGGACAGAGTTTGAGAGACGTATCATATTGCACAAATGCGATGAGAACAGAATAAACCTCTCAGAGCGTCTTGATTTTGTGCTGGCTTTCTATATGGTTCACGAAGTCCCAGATCAGGCAGAGTTTTTTAATGAGATCGGATCGATACTAAAACCGAACGGCCGAATTTTCATAGTGGAACCGCCAGTTCATGTCTCAAAGAGGGCGTTTGAAGAAACGATCAGAAAAGCAGAGGATGCTGGATTCATCCCTGTTGAAAGGCCGAAAGTGTTTCTTAGCAAGGCAGTGATTCTGGAAAAAAGTAACAATTAA
- a CDS encoding tRNA (guanine-N2)-dimethyltransferase — MISEGKVQIKLPESGGVFYNPEMEITRDIDVAALASLDLGSDASYIDALAGTGVRGLRVAKEVGLSDVTINDRSRRAFDCIDENVKLNGAGASISQEDCRLLLLKKRYDIVDLDPFGTPSWILDAASFSVRHILLVTATDTASLCGSHRGGIQKYDARPLNTEYHSEVGLRILLGRVARDLMRHEKAVHPILCYAKRHFVRLIVAVEAGARKTDAVIEKMGYIIHCSGCGFRSAEEDLLRSDSICPLCGHSLRYTGPMYLGRTFNKDIVEKTIAYLERSEFNRRFEEMKLLGYLAGEIDIPYFYDHHLLCKRTGVTPSKINDLLNTLIDRGFEASRVHFSGTGFKSNAPLETIKDVLTTIGCSANSRISDIGMI, encoded by the coding sequence ATGATCAGCGAGGGAAAGGTACAGATTAAGCTCCCTGAAAGTGGCGGTGTCTTCTACAACCCTGAAATGGAGATCACACGGGATATAGATGTGGCTGCACTCGCATCGCTGGATCTTGGTTCTGATGCCTCATACATCGATGCACTGGCAGGAACAGGGGTGAGGGGGTTGAGGGTTGCAAAAGAGGTTGGTTTGAGTGATGTCACGATCAACGACAGGAGCAGGAGGGCTTTTGATTGTATCGATGAAAATGTGAAACTCAATGGAGCTGGGGCGTCGATTTCGCAGGAGGATTGCAGGTTGCTTCTTCTGAAGAAACGGTATGATATCGTTGACCTCGATCCATTTGGCACGCCGTCATGGATACTTGATGCAGCCTCCTTCTCAGTCAGACATATCCTGCTTGTAACAGCCACTGATACTGCATCCTTATGTGGATCACACAGGGGAGGGATACAGAAGTATGATGCTCGCCCGCTTAACACCGAATATCACAGCGAGGTTGGGCTTAGAATTCTCCTTGGAAGGGTTGCAAGGGATCTGATGCGCCATGAAAAAGCAGTACACCCAATTTTATGCTATGCAAAGAGACATTTTGTAAGACTGATCGTAGCGGTCGAAGCTGGGGCAAGAAAGACAGATGCTGTAATTGAGAAGATGGGATACATTATCCACTGCTCTGGATGTGGATTCAGGTCGGCAGAGGAGGATCTTCTCAGGAGCGATTCAATATGTCCACTCTGTGGGCACAGTCTTCGATATACAGGACCGATGTATCTTGGAAGAACATTCAATAAGGATATTGTAGAGAAGACCATCGCATATCTTGAGAGATCGGAATTTAATAGACGATTTGAGGAGATGAAGCTTCTTGGATACCTTGCAGGTGAGATCGATATTCCTTACTTCTATGATCATCATCTGCTATGCAAACGGACCGGTGTGACACCTTCAAAGATCAATGATCTGCTCAACACACTCATTGATCGTGGCTTTGAGGCATCAAGGGTTCATTTTTCCGGGACAGGATTCAAGAGTAACGCACCGCTTGAGACTATCAAGGATGTGCTAACAACAATCGGTTGTTCTGCAAATTCCAGAATCAGCGATATTGGAATGATATAA
- a CDS encoding restriction endonuclease subunit M — protein sequence MLETNKKAAAKFGIDVELIEKKVDTQKNIRILGNDLTFIGVREKDRTKHVHRLHPYLGKFIPQLVEVFLRKYFKKGDIILDPFSGSGTTLVEANVLGMNSIGIELSPFNILIQKVKTKKYDIPEVEMEIKDALKRLKIFSKQLTAGGQTLFGKIEKFETDSEYLKEWFFDRALQEILFYQSIINDYKNQDVLKIILSRSARSARLIPHYDLARPKKPVRETYWCIKHKRYCEPINEALKFISRYSYDTIKRLEEFDRIRTDAFIRIYQGDARTIELPENGEIDGIFTSPPYVGIIDYHEQHRYAYELFDFPRLDDLEIGPARKGQNGNAKKEYMEGIIEVFKNMSNYLKDGALIFIVANDKFNLYPEIGKQCSFELIDVFNRPVLMRTERDSNKYFESIFYFKKV from the coding sequence ATGCTTGAAACGAACAAGAAGGCTGCCGCAAAGTTTGGGATAGACGTAGAGCTTATTGAAAAGAAGGTAGACACACAAAAGAATATTAGAATTTTGGGTAATGATTTGACCTTTATTGGTGTGAGAGAAAAGGATAGAACAAAGCACGTCCATCGTCTGCATCCATATCTTGGCAAATTTATCCCACAACTCGTAGAAGTATTTCTAAGAAAATATTTTAAAAAAGGAGATATAATACTTGATCCATTTTCAGGCTCAGGTACAACTTTAGTAGAGGCAAATGTTTTGGGAATGAACTCAATAGGTATAGAACTATCGCCCTTCAATATATTGATACAGAAGGTTAAGACGAAGAAATATGATATTCCAGAAGTGGAAATGGAGATTAAAGATGCGTTGAAAAGATTAAAAATCTTTAGTAAACAGCTAACAGCAGGTGGGCAGACATTGTTTGGGAAGATAGAAAAGTTTGAAACCGATAGCGAATATCTAAAAGAATGGTTTTTCGATAGAGCACTGCAGGAAATTTTGTTTTACCAAAGTATAATAAATGATTACAAAAATCAGGATGTTCTAAAGATCATTCTCTCAAGGTCTGCCCGTTCAGCAAGACTTATACCTCACTATGACTTAGCACGTCCAAAGAAACCAGTTAGGGAAACTTACTGGTGCATTAAACACAAGAGATATTGTGAACCTATTAATGAAGCTTTAAAATTCATAAGCCGCTACAGTTATGACACCATAAAACGACTGGAAGAATTTGACCGCATCCGAACTGATGCTTTTATCCGAATTTATCAAGGAGATGCACGGACGATTGAGTTGCCCGAGAACGGAGAAATAGATGGTATTTTTACATCTCCTCCTTATGTGGGAATTATCGATTATCACGAACAGCACAGGTATGCTTATGAATTATTTGATTTCCCAAGACTTGACGATTTAGAGATAGGTCCTGCCAGAAAAGGCCAGAATGGAAATGCCAAGAAAGAATACATGGAAGGAATAATAGAAGTCTTCAAAAATATGTCTAATTACCTCAAAGACGGTGCGTTGATTTTTATTGTGGCAAATGATAAATTTAATTTATATCCTGAAATTGGAAAACAGTGCAGCTTTGAGCTAATTGATGTTTTTAACAGGCCGGTTTTGATGAGAACTGAGAGAGATTCTAATAAGTATTTTGAGTCTATATTCTATTTCAAGAAGGTGTGA
- a CDS encoding uracil DNA glycosylase superfamily protein yields the protein MNLIEYLKKINKEECPEECIFKQKSPKVAIIPPPNEILGIIVSRDPTFDWIKNYEEAWKEYNETVNVENLRKKLFEAIPKSLIERITTYKDKLNSTEEDIVCLHKMIYKNVYWTHLHKCFTNKRDKEYEFDNKNAIICGERWLAKELEIATNTKTKFIIALGRDVQRFVCEWREDYCENRDIKIIYLPHPSPANVGKYWSWCPKEERNKVRLTKRINNLLQLCKGG from the coding sequence ATGAATTTGATAGAATATCTCAAAAAGATTAACAAAGAGGAGTGCCCAGAAGAATGCATTTTTAAACAAAAAAGTCCTAAAGTTGCTATAATTCCTCCGCCTAATGAAATATTAGGAATTATTGTCTCAAGGGATCCAACATTTGATTGGATAAAGAATTATGAAGAAGCGTGGAAAGAGTACAATGAAACAGTAAACGTTGAGAATCTACGTAAGAAACTTTTTGAGGCAATTCCTAAATCCCTAATTGAGAGGATTACTACGTATAAAGATAAATTAAATAGCACAGAAGAAGATATTGTTTGTCTTCATAAAATGATATATAAAAATGTATATTGGACACATCTACACAAATGCTTTACGAACAAACGTGATAAAGAGTATGAATTTGATAATAAGAATGCCATAATATGTGGAGAGAGATGGTTAGCAAAAGAGCTTGAAATCGCAACAAATACGAAGACAAAATTTATAATCGCTCTTGGTAGGGACGTTCAGAGATTTGTTTGTGAATGGCGAGAGGATTATTGTGAAAACAGAGATATAAAGATTATTTACCTTCCTCATCCTTCACCAGCAAATGTTGGAAAGTATTGGTCATGGTGTCCTAAAGAAGAAAGAAATAAGGTGAGGCTAACGAAACGGATAAATAATTTATTACAACTATGTAAGGGAGGTTAG
- a CDS encoding DNA repair protein, whose protein sequence is MHLNTLYLTLRSTTPIEGDASHLRGFFASRFNEYALLHQHVDVDKLLYRYPRIQYKIIDGDPLVLGIEEGAEVLKEIYDKYEEIRIKDTVYTIVERGITLRAEEFGVSNKILGYTFKTPWIALNQENYERYLRSKRRERREILRRILVGNILSASKGLDYVVLDEIKLEIGEMKPVKCKIKKTPFMGFVGEFLVNFAIPEYMGLGKSVSRGFGAVVGACNS, encoded by the coding sequence ATGCATCTCAATACCCTCTACCTCACCCTGCGATCCACAACTCCAATAGAGGGGGATGCATCGCATTTAAGGGGCTTCTTTGCAAGCAGGTTCAACGAATACGCCCTTCTCCACCAGCACGTTGATGTTGATAAACTTCTGTACCGTTATCCGCGAATCCAGTACAAGATAATCGATGGCGATCCGCTTGTTCTTGGTATAGAAGAGGGGGCAGAGGTATTGAAGGAGATTTATGATAAGTACGAGGAGATACGGATAAAAGATACGGTATATACGATCGTTGAACGTGGAATAACGCTGAGAGCGGAGGAATTTGGAGTTTCGAATAAGATTCTTGGTTATACCTTTAAGACCCCGTGGATTGCGCTTAATCAGGAGAACTATGAGAGGTATCTGAGATCGAAGAGGCGAGAACGGCGTGAGATCCTGCGGCGAATTCTCGTTGGAAATATCCTATCTGCATCAAAGGGGCTTGATTATGTTGTACTTGATGAGATAAAGCTTGAGATTGGTGAGATGAAGCCTGTTAAGTGTAAGATCAAGAAAACGCCATTTATGGGGTTTGTGGGTGAATTTCTCGTGAACTTTGCGATTCCTGAGTACATGGGGCTTGGTAAGTCGGTATCGAGGGGGTTTGGGGCGGTGGTTGGTGCATGCAACTCGTAA
- a CDS encoding addiction module antitoxin produces MYKVVFTQRALKDLENIDKEVRNRIATKLKECTKEPLIYARKLSNPKIGTYRFRVGDYRVIFDIDKKHSDFANWTQKEHLQMIKLRFTGNYYTRDRVERLKRDLEKVGLGGRVDMFMMSASYGA; encoded by the coding sequence ATGTATAAGGTGGTATTCACCCAGCGAGCATTGAAAGATCTTGAAAACATTGATAAAGAGGTTCGTAATAGAATTGCTACAAAACTTAAAGAATGCACGAAAGAGCCTCTAATATACGCTCGAAAGTTATCAAACCCAAAGATAGGTACATATCGATTTAGAGTGGGTGATTACCGTGTAATATTTGATATTGACAAAAAACATAGTGATTTTGCGAATTGGACACAGAAAGAGCATTTACAAATGATAAAACTCCGCTTCACAGGAAACTACTACACCCGTGACCGTGTCGAGCGCCTGAAACGCGATCTTGAGAAGGTGGGGCTGGGCGGCAGGGTGGATATGTTCATGATGTCAGCGAGCTATGGGGCGTGA